A stretch of Mesorhizobium sp. M2A.F.Ca.ET.046.03.2.1 DNA encodes these proteins:
- a CDS encoding ABC transporter permease, giving the protein MSTPYAKLPAWADYGLIPLINLSVAFIVAGFVVMLVGENPFRAAVILVEGAFGRGTGIAFTLFYATTFIFTGLSVAVAAHCSLFNIGTEGQAYIGGLGIALVCLSLDSVMPWWVIFPIAIVAAAAFGALWGLIPAYLQAKRGSHIVITTIMFNFIAASVMVYLLVGALKPAGSQAPQTRNFLAGAELPKLNWVIELFGAKIRSAPLNICFLLALVMAFLVWLLIWRTRLGYEMRTYGHSPKAARYAGISETRIIITAMMISGALAGMMALNPVMGDQHNVAIDFVSGAGYVGIAVALMGRLHPVGIVLAAILFGMLYQGGAELAFEMPAISRDMIVIIQGLVILFAGALEHMFRPYIQALFASVSPKSVGMQAVKGTGA; this is encoded by the coding sequence ATGAGCACGCCCTATGCCAAGCTGCCGGCCTGGGCCGATTACGGGCTGATCCCGCTGATCAACCTGTCGGTCGCCTTCATCGTCGCCGGTTTCGTCGTCATGCTGGTTGGCGAGAACCCGTTCCGCGCTGCCGTCATCCTCGTCGAAGGCGCCTTCGGCAGGGGCACGGGCATCGCCTTCACGCTCTTCTATGCCACCACCTTCATCTTCACCGGACTGTCGGTGGCGGTGGCGGCGCATTGCAGCCTGTTCAATATCGGCACCGAGGGCCAGGCCTATATAGGCGGCCTGGGCATCGCGCTCGTTTGCCTGAGCCTCGACAGCGTGATGCCCTGGTGGGTGATCTTTCCGATCGCGATCGTGGCCGCCGCTGCGTTCGGCGCGCTTTGGGGCCTGATCCCGGCCTATCTGCAGGCCAAGCGCGGCTCGCACATCGTCATCACCACCATCATGTTCAACTTCATCGCGGCCTCGGTGATGGTCTATCTCTTGGTCGGCGCGCTGAAGCCGGCCGGCTCGCAGGCGCCGCAGACGCGCAATTTCCTTGCCGGGGCGGAACTGCCGAAACTCAACTGGGTGATTGAATTGTTCGGCGCCAAGATCCGCTCGGCGCCGCTCAACATCTGCTTCCTGCTGGCTCTGGTCATGGCCTTCCTGGTCTGGCTGCTGATCTGGCGCACCAGGCTCGGCTATGAGATGCGCACCTATGGCCACAGCCCGAAGGCGGCGCGCTATGCCGGCATTTCGGAAACCCGCATCATCATCACGGCGATGATGATCTCAGGCGCGCTGGCCGGCATGATGGCGCTCAACCCCGTCATGGGCGACCAGCACAATGTCGCGATCGATTTCGTGTCCGGCGCCGGCTATGTCGGCATCGCGGTGGCGCTGATGGGCCGGCTGCATCCGGTCGGCATCGTGCTGGCGGCGATCCTGTTCGGCATGCTCTACCAGGGCGGCGCCGAGCTTGCCTTCGAGATGCCGGCGATCAGCCGCGACATGATCGTCATCATCCAGGGCCTTGTCATCCTGTTTGCCGGCGCGCTGGAGCATATGTTCAGGCCTTACATCCAGGCGCTTTTTGCCTCGGTCAGTCCGAAGTCGGTCGGCATGCAGGCGGTCAAGGGGACAGGGGCCTGA
- a CDS encoding ABC transporter permease, which translates to MDMFNAIVQVLDSTIRLSVPLLLACLAGLYSERAGIFDIGLEGKMLVGAFAGASAAAVFHSALIGLGTAILISVAFALVHGFASITHRGNQIVSGVAINFIAAGSTIILGQAWFQQGGRTPALQPGERFEAIIWPGAEAIRDVPIIGPIYAELISGHSILVYFAFAMVPFTWWVLFRTRFGLRMRAVGENPAAVDTAGISVPWLRYRALICTGILTGVAGAYLSMVQNGGFVKDMTAGKGYIALAALIFAKWKPVNAMFACLLFGFLDAASIRLQGSPLPLVGKVPAQFMQALPYVLTVILLAGFIGKAIPPRAGGVPYVKER; encoded by the coding sequence ATGGATATGTTCAACGCAATCGTCCAGGTGCTGGACTCGACCATCCGCCTTTCTGTGCCGCTGCTGCTCGCCTGCCTGGCTGGCCTCTATTCGGAACGGGCCGGCATCTTCGACATCGGGCTGGAAGGCAAGATGCTGGTCGGCGCCTTTGCCGGGGCGTCGGCCGCCGCGGTCTTCCACTCGGCCCTGATCGGCCTCGGCACGGCAATCCTGATCTCGGTCGCTTTTGCCCTGGTGCACGGCTTCGCCTCGATCACCCATCGCGGCAACCAGATCGTGTCCGGGGTGGCGATAAATTTCATCGCCGCCGGATCGACCATCATCCTCGGCCAGGCTTGGTTCCAGCAGGGCGGGCGCACGCCGGCGCTGCAGCCGGGCGAACGCTTCGAGGCGATCATCTGGCCCGGCGCCGAGGCGATCAGGGATGTGCCGATCATCGGCCCGATCTATGCCGAGCTGATCTCAGGCCACTCGATCCTGGTCTATTTCGCCTTCGCCATGGTGCCGTTCACCTGGTGGGTGCTGTTTCGCACCCGCTTTGGGCTCAGGATGCGCGCCGTGGGTGAGAACCCGGCTGCCGTCGACACCGCCGGCATTTCGGTCCCCTGGCTGCGCTATCGCGCGCTGATCTGCACCGGCATCCTGACCGGGGTCGCCGGCGCCTACCTGTCGATGGTCCAGAATGGCGGCTTCGTGAAGGACATGACGGCGGGCAAGGGCTATATCGCGCTGGCCGCGCTGATCTTCGCCAAGTGGAAGCCGGTCAACGCCATGTTCGCCTGCCTGCTGTTCGGCTTCCTCGACGCGGCCTCGATCCGCCTGCAGGGGTCGCCGCTTCCCCTTGTCGGCAAGGTGCCGGCGCAGTTCATGCAGGCGCTGCCCTATGTGCTGACCGTCATCCTGTTGGCTGGCTTCATTGGCAAGGCCATACCGCCGCGCGCCGGTGGTGTGCCCTATGTCAAGGAACGCTGA
- the cdd gene encoding cytidine deaminase encodes MSHDLFEAAKTAMAKAYAPYSKFPVGAALRTEDGRVFTGANIEVASYPEGWCAETTALGHYIMGGGGRIVEIAVIAERMAKCSPCGGCRQRLAEFCRPDTKLYLCDNTGVAETVTMGEMLPYGFRGDILK; translated from the coding sequence ATGTCGCATGATCTGTTCGAGGCGGCGAAGACGGCGATGGCCAAGGCCTATGCGCCCTATTCGAAATTCCCGGTGGGCGCCGCGCTTCGCACCGAGGACGGGCGTGTCTTCACCGGCGCCAATATCGAGGTGGCGTCCTATCCGGAAGGATGGTGCGCCGAGACGACCGCGCTCGGCCATTACATCATGGGCGGCGGCGGCAGGATCGTCGAGATCGCCGTGATCGCCGAACGCATGGCCAAATGCTCGCCCTGCGGCGGCTGCCGGCAGCGGCTGGCGGAATTCTGCCGGCCGGACACGAAGCTCTATCTCTGCGACAACACCGGCGTGGCCGAGACGGTCACCATGGGCGAGATGCTGCCTTACGGCTTCAGGGGCGATATCTTGAAATGA
- a CDS encoding purine-nucleoside phosphorylase yields the protein MKEALDHLVEKLDGLAPKAALVLGSGLGGLVDQVKDARRVSYAELPGFPRSGVSGHAGEVVAGHFAGTPVLMLSGRAHYYEHGNAAAMRPALEVLAGIGISHLILTNAAGSVDPEMGPGSVMLITDHINFSGSNPLIGEPSDRRFVGLTEAYDAGLRGAIERAAKATGTALHKGVYMWFSGPCFETPAEIRMARVMGANAVGMSTVPEVILARFLGLKVAACSVITNLAAGMTGAELSHQETKDMAPIGGARLATILRRVFQGGLPD from the coding sequence ATGAAGGAAGCGCTGGATCATCTGGTCGAGAAGCTGGACGGGCTGGCGCCCAAGGCGGCGCTTGTGCTGGGCTCGGGCCTTGGCGGGCTGGTCGACCAGGTCAAGGATGCCAGGCGCGTCTCCTATGCGGAGTTGCCGGGCTTCCCGCGCAGCGGTGTTTCAGGCCATGCCGGCGAGGTGGTTGCCGGGCATTTCGCCGGCACGCCGGTGCTGATGCTGTCCGGCCGCGCGCATTATTACGAGCATGGCAACGCCGCCGCGATGCGCCCGGCACTGGAGGTGCTCGCCGGCATCGGCATCTCGCATCTGATCCTCACCAACGCCGCCGGCTCGGTCGATCCCGAGATGGGACCGGGCTCGGTGATGCTGATCACCGACCACATCAATTTTTCCGGCTCCAATCCGCTGATCGGCGAGCCGAGCGACCGCCGTTTCGTCGGCCTCACCGAGGCCTACGATGCCGGCCTGCGCGGCGCGATCGAAAGGGCGGCCAAGGCAACCGGCACGGCGCTGCACAAAGGCGTCTATATGTGGTTCTCCGGACCCTGCTTCGAAACGCCTGCCGAGATCCGCATGGCGCGCGTCATGGGCGCCAACGCCGTCGGCATGTCGACCGTGCCGGAGGTCATTCTCGCGCGTTTCCTCGGGCTCAAGGTTGCCGCCTGCTCGGTCATCACCAACCTGGCGGCCGGCATGACCGGAGCGGAACTCTCGCACCAGGAAACCAAGGACATGGCGCCGATCGGCGGCGCGCGGCTGGCGACGATCCTGCGGCGCGTCTTCCAGGGCGGCTTGCCCGACTGA
- the deoA gene encoding thymidine phosphorylase, with protein MLPQEIIRRKRDGHRLSSDEIAAFVAGLTAGTISEGQVGAFAMAVFLNGMSREEAVALTIAMRDSGDVLDWSDLPGPVTDKHSTGGVGDNVSLMLAPIVAACGAYVPMISGRGLGHTGGTLDKMDAIPGYASQPDLPLFRKTVLETGCAIIGQTADLAPADRRLYAIRDVTGTVESIPLITASILSKKLAAGLGSLVLDVKLGNGAFMEKSRDAVALANSLVEVANGAGLNASALVTGMNEPLASVAGNAVEVKNAVDFLTGRFRDKRLEDVTLTLAAEMLQSAGLVSSQQDGLRRATEALAGGRAAAVFARMVSVLGGPGDFIENAEKYLPKAQVELAVKAEQAGFVTGIATRDIGLAVVTLGGGRSHPDDRIDHAVGLTRLLPVGAELRAGEALALVHARTDAEAETAAAAVRAAYTIGSSKPPAEKTVLRRILAR; from the coding sequence ATGCTGCCGCAGGAGATCATCCGCCGCAAGCGCGACGGCCACAGGCTCTCGTCCGACGAGATCGCGGCCTTCGTCGCGGGGCTGACGGCCGGCACCATCTCCGAAGGCCAGGTCGGCGCTTTCGCCATGGCCGTATTCCTCAACGGCATGAGCCGCGAGGAAGCGGTGGCGCTGACGATTGCCATGCGCGATTCCGGCGACGTGCTCGACTGGTCCGACCTGCCTGGCCCGGTCACCGACAAGCATTCGACGGGCGGCGTCGGCGACAATGTCTCGCTGATGCTGGCGCCGATCGTCGCCGCCTGCGGCGCCTATGTGCCGATGATCTCCGGCCGCGGCCTCGGCCACACCGGCGGCACGCTGGACAAGATGGATGCCATTCCCGGCTATGCCAGCCAGCCGGATTTACCGCTTTTCCGCAAGACGGTGCTCGAGACCGGCTGCGCCATCATCGGCCAGACCGCCGATCTGGCGCCCGCCGACCGCAGGCTCTACGCGATCCGCGATGTGACGGGAACGGTCGAATCCATACCGCTGATCACCGCTTCGATCCTGTCGAAGAAGCTTGCCGCGGGCCTGGGCTCGCTGGTGCTCGACGTCAAGCTCGGCAACGGCGCCTTCATGGAAAAGTCGCGCGATGCGGTGGCCCTGGCGAACAGCCTGGTGGAGGTCGCCAACGGCGCCGGCCTGAACGCATCGGCGCTGGTGACGGGCATGAACGAACCGCTGGCCTCCGTGGCCGGCAACGCGGTCGAGGTGAAGAATGCCGTCGACTTCCTCACCGGTCGTTTTCGCGACAAGCGTCTGGAGGACGTGACGCTGACGTTGGCGGCCGAGATGCTGCAGTCGGCGGGGCTGGTTTCGTCGCAGCAGGATGGCCTCAGGCGTGCGACCGAAGCGCTCGCCGGCGGCCGGGCGGCTGCCGTCTTCGCGCGGATGGTGTCCGTGCTTGGCGGCCCAGGCGATTTTATCGAGAACGCTGAAAAATATCTGCCGAAGGCGCAGGTCGAACTGGCGGTGAAAGCGGAACAGGCCGGCTTTGTGACCGGCATCGCCACGCGCGATATCGGGCTTGCCGTCGTGACGCTTGGCGGCGGGCGTTCCCATCCGGACGACAGGATCGATCATGCGGTCGGTTTGACCCGGCTGTTGCCGGTCGGCGCGGAGTTGCGCGCGGGGGAGGCGCTGGCGCTGGTCCATGCCCGTACCGACGCGGAGGCGGAGACAGCAGCGGCGGCGGTGAGAGCCGCTTACACGATCGGCAGTTCCAAGCCGCCCGCCGAGAAGACCGTGCTCAGGCGGATATTGGCTCGATAA
- a CDS encoding TIGR02281 family clan AA aspartic protease → MLRKLLILGIFAGTSASIPIVFQANPHLVDGLLKSTDAARPAAPKAEPQVNLASVPSKPAAPLPLGRQVLVNADARGHFTSQFKLNGRQIDGMIDTGATLVAINASTARRIGISLNPSDFNQQANTANGAIKAAVVTVDHLQIGKISVDNVQAMVLDDRALQTNLIGMSFLQRLQKYQVQDGALLLVQ, encoded by the coding sequence ATGCTGCGCAAGCTTCTCATCCTCGGTATTTTTGCCGGAACCTCGGCCTCGATTCCGATCGTCTTTCAGGCCAATCCGCATCTGGTGGACGGACTGCTCAAATCGACCGATGCCGCGCGGCCGGCGGCGCCGAAGGCCGAGCCCCAAGTCAACCTCGCTTCGGTGCCGAGCAAGCCAGCGGCGCCGTTGCCGCTCGGCCGGCAGGTTCTGGTCAATGCCGATGCCCGCGGCCATTTCACATCCCAGTTCAAGCTCAACGGCCGGCAGATCGATGGCATGATCGACACCGGCGCGACACTGGTCGCCATCAACGCCTCGACCGCGCGCAGGATCGGCATCTCGCTCAACCCGTCAGATTTCAATCAACAGGCGAACACCGCCAATGGGGCGATCAAGGCCGCTGTTGTGACAGTCGACCACCTGCAGATTGGCAAGATCTCGGTCGACAACGTCCAGGCGATGGTGCTCGACGACCGGGCGCTGCAGACCAACCTCATCGGCATGAGCTTCCTGCAGCGGTTGCAGAAATACCAGGTCCAAGACGGCGCGCTGCTGCTTGTCCAGTAA
- the upp gene encoding uracil phosphoribosyltransferase: MQGVTVVDHPLVQHKLTIMRKKETSTAGFRRLLREISLLLGYEVTRNLELTTTMIETPIEEMEAPTLEGKKLVFASVLRAGNGLLEGLLDLVPAARVAHIGLYRDHETLEAVEYFFKAPSDLADRLVIVVDPMLATANSAIAAIDKLKGRGATNIRFLCLLAAPEGIERFTKAHPDVPIFTASIDRQLNDKGYIMPGLGDAGDRMYGTK, encoded by the coding sequence ATGCAGGGCGTCACCGTCGTCGACCACCCCCTTGTCCAGCACAAGCTGACCATCATGCGCAAGAAGGAGACCTCGACGGCCGGCTTCCGGCGGCTGCTGCGCGAGATCTCGCTGCTGCTCGGCTATGAAGTGACCCGTAATCTCGAGCTGACCACGACCATGATCGAGACGCCGATCGAGGAGATGGAGGCGCCGACGCTGGAAGGCAAGAAACTGGTCTTCGCCTCGGTGCTGCGCGCCGGCAATGGCCTGCTCGAGGGCCTGCTCGATCTGGTGCCAGCCGCCCGCGTCGCCCATATCGGCCTCTACCGCGACCATGAGACCCTGGAAGCGGTGGAATATTTCTTCAAGGCGCCGAGCGACCTTGCCGACCGCCTGGTGATCGTCGTCGATCCGATGCTGGCGACCGCCAATTCGGCGATTGCCGCCATCGACAAGCTGAAGGGACGCGGCGCCACCAACATCCGCTTCCTCTGCCTGCTTGCCGCCCCCGAAGGCATCGAGCGCTTCACCAAGGCGCATCCGGATGTGCCGATCTTCACCGCCTCGATCGACCGCCAGCTGAACGACAAGGGCTATATCATGCCCGGCCTCGGCGACGCCGGCGATCGCATGTACGGGACAAAGTGA
- a CDS encoding adenosine deaminase — protein MILKAELHCHIEGAAAPELVVAQARKYGKDPSPYIQDGSFVWHDFTSFLAAYDFASDLFRTEDDYARLADYYLTSLARDGAIYSEVFTSPDHAKKAGLSPKAYTDALGEGMARAKAKTGIEGRMIVTGVRHVGVEAIEQAARFAARCGHPLVTGFGVAGDERIGDFEDYVRAFEIAREAGLGITIHAGELMGWESVAAALDHIRPARIGHGVRAIENPDLVRRIADQGVVLECCPGSNIALKVFDSFADHPFPALRAAGCKVTLNSDDPPYFWTSLKREYDIAAEHFRMDDKALTAVTRTAIEAAFVDKKTKAALLARVNGVGR, from the coding sequence ATGATCTTGAAGGCCGAACTGCACTGCCACATCGAAGGCGCGGCGGCCCCCGAGCTTGTCGTTGCCCAGGCCCGCAAATATGGCAAGGATCCTTCGCCCTATATCCAAGATGGCTCCTTCGTCTGGCACGATTTCACCTCCTTTCTCGCCGCTTATGATTTCGCGTCCGACCTGTTTCGCACGGAAGACGATTATGCGCGCCTCGCCGACTATTATCTGACCAGCCTCGCTCGCGACGGTGCCATCTATTCCGAGGTCTTCACCTCGCCGGACCATGCGAAGAAGGCTGGCCTCTCGCCAAAAGCCTATACCGATGCGCTGGGCGAAGGCATGGCCCGCGCCAAGGCCAAGACAGGGATCGAAGGCCGCATGATCGTCACCGGCGTGCGCCATGTCGGAGTCGAGGCGATCGAGCAGGCCGCACGCTTCGCGGCGCGCTGCGGCCATCCGCTGGTGACCGGTTTCGGCGTCGCCGGCGACGAGCGCATCGGCGATTTCGAGGACTATGTGCGCGCCTTCGAGATCGCGCGTGAAGCCGGCCTCGGCATCACCATCCATGCCGGCGAGCTGATGGGTTGGGAAAGTGTGGCGGCCGCCCTCGACCACATCCGCCCTGCCCGCATCGGCCATGGCGTTCGCGCCATCGAGAACCCCGACCTCGTCCGCCGCATCGCCGACCAGGGCGTGGTGCTGGAATGCTGCCCGGGCTCCAACATCGCGCTGAAAGTCTTCGACAGCTTCGCCGACCATCCCTTTCCGGCGCTGCGCGCCGCCGGCTGCAAGGTGACGCTCAACTCCGACGACCCGCCCTATTTCTGGACCTCGCTGAAGCGCGAATACGATATCGCCGCCGAGCATTTCCGCATGGACGACAAGGCGCTTACCGCCGTGACGCGGACGGCCATCGAGGCAGCCTTCGTGGACAAGAAAACCAAGGCCGCCCTGCTTGCCCGTGTCAACGGCGTCGGCCGCTAA
- the ubiE gene encoding bifunctional demethylmenaquinone methyltransferase/2-methoxy-6-polyprenyl-1,4-benzoquinol methylase UbiE: MSVERTTAAGGMETSYGFRKVGAGEKQPLVNDVFHKVANRYDLMNDLMSAGLHRLWKDAMVAWLNPPKRPGWKVLDVAGGTGDIAFRIVEASHRQAHATVLDINGSMLSVGRDRAEKQGLAANTDFVEANAEELPFESETFDAYTIAFGIRNVPRIEVALAEAYRVLKRGGRFLCLEFSEVEMPLLDKAYEAWSFNAIPRIGKAVTGDGEPYSYLVESIRKFPNQQNFAAMIARAGFDRVTFRNYSGGIAALHSGWKL; this comes from the coding sequence ATGTCAGTTGAGAGAACCACGGCCGCGGGCGGCATGGAAACCTCCTATGGTTTCAGGAAGGTCGGGGCAGGCGAGAAGCAGCCCCTGGTCAACGACGTCTTCCATAAGGTGGCCAATCGATACGACCTGATGAACGATCTGATGTCGGCCGGGTTGCATCGGTTGTGGAAGGACGCAATGGTCGCCTGGCTGAACCCGCCGAAACGGCCGGGCTGGAAGGTGCTCGATGTCGCCGGCGGCACCGGGGACATCGCCTTCAGGATCGTCGAGGCCAGCCATCGCCAGGCCCATGCCACCGTGCTCGACATCAACGGTTCAATGCTCTCCGTCGGCCGCGACCGCGCCGAGAAGCAGGGGCTTGCGGCAAACACCGACTTCGTCGAGGCCAATGCCGAGGAATTGCCGTTCGAGAGCGAGACCTTCGACGCCTATACGATCGCCTTCGGCATCCGCAACGTGCCGCGCATCGAGGTCGCCCTTGCCGAAGCCTATCGCGTGCTGAAGCGCGGCGGCCGGTTTCTGTGCCTTGAATTCTCGGAGGTCGAGATGCCGCTGCTCGACAAGGCCTATGAGGCCTGGTCGTTCAACGCGATCCCCAGGATCGGCAAGGCGGTGACCGGCGACGGCGAGCCCTATTCCTACCTCGTCGAATCCATCCGCAAGTTCCCCAACCAGCAGAATTTCGCGGCGATGATCGCCCGCGCCGGCTTCGATCGCGTCACCTTCCGCAACTATTCGGGCGGCATCGCCGCCCTTCATTCCGGCTGGAAGCTTTGA
- the ubiB gene encoding 2-polyprenylphenol 6-hydroxylase — MSSVGAAFRLARAGWVLVREGVVAALPGEELSGMPKFGWSVARLFTRRRALSYQRGDRLARAVVRLGPSYVKLGQFLATRPDVVGNDMALDLALLQDKMHTFPKAEAVHAIEASLGRRIDDLYSSFGEPVAAASIAQVHRAEVMREGTASRVAVKVIRPGVRHRFFQDLESYFLAARLQEKYIPSSRRLRPVEVTQTLAQTTRIEMDLRLEAAALSELGENTKDDPGFRVPAVDWERTGRDVLTMEWIDGVKMNDIAGLAAAGHDLKAIATNLIQSFLRHTLRDGFFHADMHPGNLFVEADGTIVAVDLGIAGRLGKKERRFLAEILYGFIVRDYQRVAEVHFEAGYVPRQHNVSAFAQAIRAIGEPIHGQSADTISMAKLLTLLFEVTELFDMATRPELILLQKTMVVVEGVARTLDPAFNMWKTSEPVVGDWIAGNLGPRGLLTDARDGAKALLALARQALDLAARTDRLSREIDLMAENGLRFDEATAQAIGEAEARHTRSGRVALWVIALTLIYIAWKSL, encoded by the coding sequence ATGAGCAGCGTCGGCGCCGCCTTCAGGCTCGCCCGGGCCGGCTGGGTGCTGGTCCGCGAGGGCGTCGTCGCGGCGTTGCCGGGCGAGGAGCTCTCCGGCATGCCGAAATTCGGCTGGAGCGTTGCGCGACTTTTCACCCGGCGGCGGGCGCTGAGCTATCAGCGCGGCGACAGGCTGGCGCGCGCGGTGGTGCGGCTCGGGCCTTCCTATGTCAAGCTCGGCCAGTTCCTGGCAACGCGGCCCGATGTCGTCGGCAACGACATGGCGCTCGACCTCGCGCTGTTGCAGGACAAGATGCACACCTTTCCGAAGGCGGAAGCGGTCCACGCGATCGAGGCCTCGCTCGGCCGCAGGATCGACGATCTCTATTCGAGCTTCGGTGAGCCGGTGGCGGCGGCCTCGATCGCGCAGGTGCACAGGGCCGAGGTCATGCGCGAGGGCACTGCTTCGCGCGTGGCGGTGAAGGTCATCCGGCCCGGCGTGCGGCACCGCTTCTTCCAGGACCTCGAAAGCTATTTCCTCGCCGCCCGCCTGCAGGAAAAATACATCCCATCGTCGCGCCGGCTGCGCCCGGTCGAGGTGACGCAGACGCTGGCGCAGACCACCAGGATCGAGATGGATTTGCGGCTCGAGGCGGCAGCGCTTTCGGAGCTCGGCGAGAACACCAAGGACGATCCGGGGTTCCGCGTGCCGGCAGTCGATTGGGAACGGACCGGCCGCGACGTGCTCACCATGGAGTGGATCGACGGCGTCAAGATGAACGACATCGCCGGCCTTGCTGCCGCCGGTCATGACCTCAAGGCGATCGCCACCAATCTCATCCAGTCGTTCCTCAGGCACACGCTGCGCGACGGCTTTTTCCATGCCGACATGCATCCGGGCAACCTGTTCGTCGAGGCGGACGGCACCATCGTTGCCGTCGATCTCGGCATTGCCGGGCGGCTCGGCAAGAAGGAGCGGCGCTTCCTGGCGGAGATCCTCTACGGCTTCATCGTGCGCGACTATCAGCGCGTCGCCGAAGTGCATTTCGAGGCGGGCTATGTGCCGCGCCAGCACAATGTCTCGGCCTTCGCGCAGGCGATCCGCGCCATCGGCGAGCCAATCCACGGCCAGTCGGCCGACACCATCTCGATGGCGAAGCTTTTGACGCTTCTTTTCGAGGTCACCGAGCTGTTCGACATGGCGACGCGACCGGAGCTGATCCTGTTGCAAAAGACCATGGTGGTCGTCGAAGGCGTCGCCCGCACGCTCGATCCGGCCTTCAACATGTGGAAGACCTCCGAACCGGTGGTGGGCGACTGGATCGCCGGCAATCTCGGTCCGCGCGGGCTGCTCACCGACGCGCGCGACGGCGCCAAGGCGCTGCTGGCACTCGCCCGCCAGGCGCTGGACCTTGCCGCCCGAACCGACCGGCTGTCGCGCGAGATCGACCTGATGGCCGAGAACGGCCTGCGCTTCGACGAAGCGACCGCGCAAGCCATCGGCGAGGCTGAAGCGCGCCACACCCGGTCCGGCCGCGTGGCGCTGTGGGTGATCGCGCTGACGCTGATCTACATCGCGTGGAAATCGCTCTGA